In Alosa alosa isolate M-15738 ecotype Scorff River chromosome 19, AALO_Geno_1.1, whole genome shotgun sequence, a genomic segment contains:
- the mta1 gene encoding LOW QUALITY PROTEIN: metastasis-associated protein MTA1 (The sequence of the model RefSeq protein was modified relative to this genomic sequence to represent the inferred CDS: substituted 1 base at 1 genomic stop codon), whose protein sequence is MAANMYRVGDYVYFENSSSNPLLIRRIEELNKTANGNVEAKVVCFYRRRDISSTLIALADKHAREMEEEMENPEILDLPEKQKHQLRHRELFLSRQLESLPATHIRGKCCVTLLNETEALKSYLEREDAFFYSLVYDPQQKTLLADKGEIRVGNKYQADITDLLAEGEEDGRDLSKLEEKIWDPSSLLTEKQIDQFLVVARSVGTFARALDCSSSVRQPSLHMSAAAASRDITLFHAMDTLHKNGLVLXHGRWTHRLRWKIGGGPMLCRDEMEEWSASEANLFEEALEKYGKDFADIQQDFLPWKSLTSIIEYYYMWKTTDRYVQQKRLKAAEAESKLKQVYIPNYNKPNPNQLSSNSMKLSGLVNGGGAPGAPAGWWSGQPAVLGRACESCYTTTSYQWYSWGPPNMQCRLCASCWTYWKKYGGLKMPTRLDGERPGPNRNNLSGHNLPVRHGSSPKFAVKTRQAFYLHATHLTRAARRVCQDLLRSQFLGRHPYNPVNAAAIKAECVVRLPEIPKKLQPLKPLVRKPLESVVRYLEAHPCPPKPEGQRTATITTSSMTPIKSSPILNNGSPTILGKRNYEQHNGLEGTKPKALTPQWDIMSKRVCEPGRTAPPLQDQVHELD, encoded by the exons gagagatggaggaggagatggagaaccCCGAGATCCTGGACCTGCCCGAGAAGCAAAAGCACCAGCTCCGCCACCGAGAGCTCTTCCTGTCTCGCCAGCTGGAGTCACTgcctgccacacacatcag GGGAAAGTGCTGTGTCACACTCCTAAATGAGACTGAGGCGCTTAAATCCTACTTGGAACGGGag GATGCCTTCTTCTACTCCCTGGTGTATGATCCCCAGCAGAAGACCCTGCTGGCTGATAAAGGGGAGATCCGCGTTGGAAACAAGTATCAGGCGGACATCACTGACCTCCTGGCCGAGG gggaagaGGACGGCAGAGACCTGTCCAAACTGGAGGAGAAGATCTGGGACCCGAGCAGTTTGCTCACAGAGAAACAGATCGACCAGTTTTTAGTGGTGGCACG GTCTGTCGGTACGTTTGCGAGGGCCCTGGACTGCAGCAGCTCCGTGCGGCAACCCAGCCTCCACATGAGCGCGGCGGCCGCCTCCAGGGACATCACACTG TTCCATGCCATGGACACGCTGCACAAGAACGGGTTAGTTTTATGACATGGACGCTGGACCCATCGCTTGCGCTGGAAAATTGGAGGCGGCCCGATGCTCTGTCGGGACGAGATGGAGGAGTGGAGCGCCTCGGAGGCCAACCTCTTCGAGGAGGCGCTGGAGAAATACGGCAAAGACTTCGCCGACATCCAGCAGGACTTT CTGCCTTGGAAGTCCTTGACCAGTATTATTGAGTATTACTACATGTGGAAAACCACAGACAGATATGTCCAACAG AAACGGTTAAAAGCAGCCGAGGCCGAGAGCAAACTGAAGCAGGTCTACATCCCCAACTA TAACAAGCCCAACCCTAACCAGCTGAGCTCCAACAGCATGAAGCTGTCTGGCCTGGTGAATGGCGGCGGGGCACCAGGGGCTCCAGCAGGG tggtggtCGGGTCAGCCAGCAGTGCTGGGCCGCGCCTGCGAGAGCTGCTACA CCACCACCTCGTATCAGTGGTACTCGTGGGGTCCTCCTAACATGCAGTGTCGGCTTTGCGCCTCCTGCTGGACGTACTGGAAGAAGTACGGCGGTCTGAAGATGCCCACACGCCTGGACGGGGAGAGGCCGGGACCCAACCGCAACAACCTG AGTGGCCATAACCTGCCGGTTAGGCACGGCAGCAGCCCCAAATTTGCGGTGAAGACGAGGCAGGCCTTCTACCTGCACGCGACCCACCTGACCCGCGCCGCCCGCCGCGTCTGCCAGGACCTGCTGCGCTCCCAATTCCTGGGCCGGCACCCCTACAACCCCGTCAACGCGGCCGCCATCAAGGCTGAGT GTGTGGTACGGTTGCCAGAAATTCCCAAAAAGCTGCAGCCACTCAAACCGTTGGTGAGGAAGCCTCTGGAATCGGTGGTTAGATATCTGG AGGCCCACCCGTGTCCCCCAAAACCAGAGGGCCAGCGCActgccaccatcaccaccagcaGCATGACGCCCATCAAGTCCTCGCCCATCCTCAACAACGGCTCACCCACCATCCTGGGCAAGCGCAACTACGAGCAGCACAACGGCCTGGAGG GCACCAAACCCAAAGCGCTCACCCCTCAGTGGGACATCATGtccaagcgtgtgtgtgagccgggCAGGACTGCTCCCCCCTTGCAGGACCAGGTTCATGAGCTCGACTGA